The following coding sequences lie in one Phycicoccus duodecadis genomic window:
- a CDS encoding Gfo/Idh/MocA family protein, whose product MTRVALAGYGSAGRTIHAPRLLEAGLDIVAVSTRDAERAAAVRAGLPGAAVVPTLDDLLALEDVDLVVLATPSGAHAEHVRAVVDAGRPCVVDKPLAVDAERGAAVVRHAERAGVPLTVFQNRRYDPEHTTVRALLADGRVGEPFRYEMRWERWRPVPKDRWRENAPWEDGGGILLDLHTHLVDAAVQLFGPVTHVAATVAARSTPAEDDAFLLVTHTSGVVSHLSATSLAAAPGPRVRLLGRAAAYVQADFEGEAHVWSGQRDPDADHCGWLYGGDEPMAVPRVRSSQADLYRAVAAALASPDPQAAMPIDPWDAVHTLAVVDAARVAAAEQRVVEVVTPRR is encoded by the coding sequence ATGACGCGCGTCGCCCTCGCCGGGTACGGCTCCGCCGGCCGCACCATCCACGCCCCCCGCCTGCTCGAGGCCGGGCTCGACATCGTGGCGGTGTCGACGCGGGACGCAGAACGCGCGGCGGCGGTGCGGGCCGGGCTGCCCGGCGCCGCGGTCGTGCCCACCCTGGACGACCTGCTCGCCCTCGAGGACGTCGACCTCGTGGTCCTCGCGACCCCGAGCGGCGCGCACGCCGAGCACGTCCGCGCCGTGGTGGACGCCGGGCGGCCCTGCGTGGTCGACAAGCCGCTGGCCGTGGACGCGGAGCGGGGCGCCGCGGTCGTCCGCCACGCCGAGCGGGCCGGGGTGCCGCTCACGGTGTTCCAGAACCGGCGCTACGACCCCGAGCACACCACGGTGCGGGCGCTGCTCGCCGACGGGCGCGTGGGGGAGCCGTTCCGCTACGAGATGCGCTGGGAGCGCTGGCGCCCGGTGCCCAAGGACCGCTGGCGCGAGAACGCACCCTGGGAGGACGGCGGCGGCATCCTGCTCGACCTGCACACCCACCTGGTGGACGCGGCCGTGCAGCTCTTCGGGCCGGTGACCCATGTGGCAGCCACGGTGGCGGCCCGCAGCACCCCGGCCGAGGACGACGCCTTCCTGCTGGTCACCCACACGAGCGGGGTCGTGTCGCACCTGTCGGCGACGTCCCTGGCGGCGGCACCGGGCCCCCGGGTGCGGCTGCTCGGGCGGGCGGCCGCCTACGTGCAGGCCGACTTCGAGGGCGAGGCCCACGTCTGGTCGGGGCAGCGCGACCCGGACGCCGACCACTGCGGCTGGCTGTACGGCGGCGACGAGCCGATGGCCGTGCCGCGGGTGCGCTCCTCGCAGGCCGACCTCTACCGGGCGGTGGCCGCGGCGCTGGCCTCGCCCGACCCGCAGGCCGCGATGCCCATCGACCCCTGGGACGCCGTGCACACCCTCGCGGTCGTCGACGCCGCCCGGGTGGCGGCGGCCGAGCAGCGCGTCGTCGAGGTCGTCACGCCGCGCCGCTGA
- a CDS encoding MMPL family transporter — protein MSDEPEPQPRPRRRPRWVAVGAAVVILLWLAVGAVGGSAQGKLSGVQSNDNATFLPKNAESTLVSEAVARFSDRTELPFLVVVEKKGGGVLTAADEKPVQAFAASLPGLALPALGPGRTLGDYLAGDAPVQPVPSQDGQAVLLVVPLDGTTGTAAVGDTTALAEGATAIRDEIARVLVPAGLTAHVGGPGGLIADFSSAFAGIDGILLLVALVVVLVILLVVYRSPVLPVAVLVSAVLGLSAASAVVYQLAKHDVITLSGQSQGILFILVVGAATDYALLLVSRFRERLHDTPDSWVALRQAWLGVVEPITASAATVILGLLCLLLAELQSTSGLGPVGALGIAGALLASLTFLPAVLLLFGRRVFWPIVPRVDHVHAEDAVGGRSVWGRVAGLVGRRPRATWGLTLVVLLAAAAFAPTFRASGSTIEETFLTDVDSVTAQQAIGRHFPAGSATPLQVVVPADRVEAALAVVTKDPGIDGAFVGQSPPGPDDQAAPPKVVDGKVLVQATTRGAADSTSAEETVRRLRADLDAVSPDALVGGNAATNLDVLDASSRDLRVIVPTILLVIFVVLALLLRSLLAPLLLVVANVVSFGATIGVSALVFEHVLGFTAGDPAIPLYGFVFLVALGIDYSIFLMTRVREEAIVRGTRPGILRGLAVTGGVITSAGIVLAATFSALSVLPLVFLVQIAFIVGFGVLLDTLVVRSLLVPALAHDLGPRVWWPARLVADGGGSGPGRHASGVHPGAEPDAPA, from the coding sequence ATGAGCGACGAGCCCGAGCCGCAGCCCCGCCCCCGTCGCCGCCCGCGGTGGGTGGCCGTCGGGGCCGCGGTCGTCATCCTGCTGTGGCTCGCCGTGGGCGCCGTCGGCGGCAGCGCCCAGGGGAAGCTGTCGGGCGTCCAGAGCAACGACAACGCCACCTTCCTGCCCAAGAACGCCGAGTCGACGCTGGTCTCCGAGGCCGTCGCGCGCTTCAGCGACCGCACCGAGCTGCCCTTCCTCGTGGTGGTCGAGAAGAAGGGCGGGGGCGTACTCACCGCCGCCGACGAGAAGCCCGTGCAGGCCTTCGCCGCCTCGCTGCCGGGCCTGGCCCTGCCGGCGCTCGGCCCGGGCCGCACGCTCGGCGACTACCTGGCCGGCGACGCCCCGGTACAGCCGGTGCCGTCGCAGGACGGGCAGGCCGTGCTGCTGGTCGTGCCCCTCGACGGCACCACCGGCACGGCGGCGGTCGGCGACACCACGGCCCTGGCGGAGGGTGCCACCGCCATCCGCGACGAGATCGCCCGGGTCCTGGTGCCGGCCGGGCTCACCGCCCACGTCGGCGGCCCGGGAGGGCTGATCGCCGACTTCTCGTCCGCCTTCGCCGGCATCGACGGCATCCTGCTGCTGGTCGCCCTGGTCGTCGTCCTGGTGATCCTGCTCGTGGTCTACCGCAGCCCGGTGCTGCCGGTGGCCGTGCTCGTGAGCGCGGTCCTCGGGCTGAGCGCCGCGTCGGCCGTCGTCTACCAGCTCGCGAAGCACGACGTCATCACGCTGTCCGGCCAGTCGCAGGGCATCCTCTTCATCCTCGTCGTCGGGGCCGCCACCGACTACGCCCTGCTGCTGGTCAGCCGCTTCCGCGAACGCCTGCACGACACCCCCGACTCGTGGGTGGCGCTGCGACAGGCCTGGCTCGGGGTGGTCGAGCCCATCACGGCCTCGGCCGCCACCGTCATCCTCGGCCTGCTGTGCCTCCTGCTGGCCGAGCTGCAGAGCACGTCGGGGCTGGGCCCGGTGGGTGCGCTCGGCATCGCCGGCGCGCTGCTCGCATCACTCACGTTCCTGCCGGCGGTGCTGCTGCTGTTCGGCCGCCGGGTGTTCTGGCCGATCGTGCCGCGGGTCGACCACGTGCACGCCGAGGACGCCGTGGGCGGCCGCTCGGTGTGGGGCCGCGTGGCGGGGCTGGTCGGGCGCCGGCCGCGCGCCACGTGGGGGCTGACCCTGGTGGTGCTGCTCGCCGCCGCCGCCTTCGCCCCGACGTTCCGGGCGAGCGGCTCGACCATCGAGGAGACGTTCCTGACCGACGTCGACTCGGTGACGGCCCAGCAGGCCATCGGGCGGCACTTCCCGGCGGGTTCGGCCACCCCGCTGCAGGTCGTCGTGCCCGCGGACCGGGTGGAGGCCGCGCTCGCCGTGGTGACGAAGGACCCCGGCATCGACGGGGCGTTCGTCGGGCAGAGCCCGCCGGGGCCGGATGACCAGGCGGCCCCGCCGAAGGTCGTCGACGGCAAGGTGCTGGTGCAGGCCACGACGCGGGGGGCAGCCGACAGCACCTCGGCCGAGGAGACGGTGCGCCGGCTGCGGGCCGACCTCGACGCCGTCAGCCCCGACGCCCTCGTCGGCGGCAACGCCGCCACCAACCTCGACGTGCTGGACGCCAGCAGCCGCGACCTGCGCGTCATCGTGCCGACCATCCTGCTCGTCATCTTCGTGGTGCTGGCCCTGCTGCTGCGCTCGCTGCTCGCGCCCCTGCTGCTCGTGGTCGCCAACGTCGTCTCCTTCGGCGCGACCATCGGGGTCTCGGCGCTGGTGTTCGAGCACGTGCTGGGCTTCACCGCGGGCGACCCGGCCATCCCGCTGTACGGCTTCGTCTTCCTGGTGGCGCTGGGGATCGACTACTCGATCTTCCTGATGACGCGGGTGCGCGAAGAGGCGATCGTGCGCGGTACCCGGCCCGGCATCCTCCGGGGGCTGGCCGTCACCGGCGGGGTCATCACCAGCGCCGGCATCGTCCTGGCCGCGACCTTCTCCGCGCTCTCGGTGCTGCCGCTGGTCTTCCTCGTGCAGATCGCCTTCATCGTCGGGTTCGGGGTGCTGCTCGACACCCTCGTCGTCCGCTCGCTGCTGGTACCGGCCCTGGCCCACGACCTGGGCCCGCGGGTCTGGTGGCCGGCCCGGCTGGTCGCCGACGGTGGCGGGTCCGGCCCCGGCCGGCACGCGTCGGGGGTGCACCCCGGCGCCGAGCCCGACGCCCCCGCCTAG
- the lipB gene encoding lipoyl(octanoyl) transferase LipB — translation MRFVHLGFAPSFVDYEEAWATQREVHAQVVDGTLDDTTLLLEHAAVYTAGKRTEPHERPTDGTPVIDVDRGGKITWHGPGQLVGYPIVRLREVPIDVVAHVRRLEEAMIRICRDFGVETIRVDGRSGVWVPADWRGPERKLGAIGVRVSRRVTMHGFALNCDASLGWADAIIPCGIPDAGVSSLTQEAGRVITVQDVLPYAEKHLADVLG, via the coding sequence ATGCGTTTCGTGCACCTCGGCTTCGCCCCCTCGTTCGTCGACTACGAGGAGGCGTGGGCGACCCAGCGCGAGGTCCACGCCCAGGTGGTCGACGGCACCCTCGACGACACCACGCTGCTGCTCGAGCACGCCGCCGTGTACACCGCCGGCAAGCGCACCGAGCCGCACGAGCGCCCCACCGACGGCACCCCCGTCATCGACGTCGACCGCGGCGGCAAGATCACGTGGCACGGACCCGGCCAGCTGGTGGGCTACCCCATCGTGCGGCTGCGCGAGGTCCCCATCGACGTCGTGGCCCACGTGCGGCGCCTCGAGGAGGCCATGATCCGCATCTGCCGCGACTTCGGCGTCGAGACCATCCGCGTCGACGGCCGCAGCGGCGTCTGGGTGCCCGCCGACTGGCGCGGCCCCGAGCGCAAGCTGGGCGCCATCGGCGTGCGGGTCAGCCGGCGGGTCACGATGCACGGCTTCGCGCTCAACTGCGACGCCTCGCTGGGCTGGGCCGACGCGATCATCCCGTGCGGCATCCCCGACGCCGGCGTCTCGTCCCTCACCCAGGAGGCCGGGCGCGTCATCACCGTCCAGGACGTCCTGCCGTACGCCGAGAAGCACCTGGCCGACGTCCTCGGCTGA